A stretch of DNA from Aurantiacibacter atlanticus:
CTGGCAAATTCCCGACTAAGGCGATCTATCCACCTTCTCCCTTGGCGGCGGATTCCGCAAGCGATCCGCCGCCTTCGGTGGGGATGATCCAGATTGCCACATTCACCATCATCACCACTGCCAACACCGCCATTAAAAGCGATTGCTTCCTATTGCCCTTGCGATGCAAATAAACGGCGCCAGCAAAAAGTGCGGCGGCCGCTAGTATGACAGCAGAAATGATGAAGTCGAACATGAAACCTCCCTAGCTTCAGACATTGCGTGTCGCCAGTGCAGTCGGTCAGTTAAAGGCTTTCAGGAACGCTTGACGCCAACGGTTGCATCGGCAACCAGTTACACCATGCAACACATCAACGATCTTCCGCTGTCCCGTCGCTCCTTCATCGCGGCGCTGGGATCGACCTCCGCGCTTGCCGTGATGCCGGGCTGTGTCACCACGCCAGCCACCGCCTCGGGTCAGGTCGCGGCAGAAGCATTGCTGGACGATATCGCCTGGAACCTGCTGCGCCATGAGCCGACGCGCGCCACCTCGCTAGGCGTTGATACCGGCGTTCATGCGGCGCTGCGCAGCCAGCTTGCCGATGCCTCTCTGGAAGGTCAGAATGCATATGCGGCCACACTGCGCGCCGATCTGGAACGCGCCCGCGCATTTCCGAAAGAAGGGCTCGAGGCTGCTACGCGCACCAGCTTTGAAGTTGTAGAAAGCGCCTATGCCACTGCAATTGATGGATTTGCCCTGCCCTATGGCGATATTCCAGTCGGAAGCTGGCGCACCGCACCTTACGCGGTAATTCAGAATGTCGGCGCCTATATTGATCTGCCGCGCTTCATGGATTCAAGCCATCCGATAGAGAGCGCCGCCGACGCAGAAGCCTATGTCGCGAGATTAAACCAGATGCCCGGCGTTCTGGCTGGTGAGCTAGAACGTATCCAGCAGGCCCGCGCGATCGGCGTGGTGCCGCCGGATTTCCTTCTGGACAAGGCGATCGATCAGATGCGCCGCCAGATTGCCGATACACGATCAGGCGGCGCGATGGTAGAATCGCTCACCCGTCGCACGGCTGAAAAGGGCATTGCAGGCAATTGGGGTGATCGCGCAAAGACCATCGTAACAGGCAGCATCACTCCGGCGCTAGAAGCGCAGCTGGCCGAATTGCAGGTGCAGCGCGCATCGGCCGATAGCGATCCCGGCATCTGGTCACAGCCCCGGGGTGATGAATGGTATGCCTGGTCGCTGCGATCCAGCACCACGACAGACATGGGACCGGACGAGATTCACGAACTGGGCCTGTCCACCCTGGAGGACATCCATTCCCGCATGGACCCGATCCTGTGCGATATCGGTTACAATGATGGCTCTGTCGGCACACGTATGACGCAACTTGCCGAAGACGAACGTTTCAAATTTGCTGAAGGCAATCCGGGCCGCGCGCAAATCATGGAATTCATCGAGGAACGGGTCGACTGGATTCGCGCACAGATGCCCAGGGCATTTCGCCGCGTGGCGCCAGGCAATCTGGAAGTGCGCCGCCTGCCACCCGCAGAAGAGCCGGGCGCGCCCACCGCCTATGGCGGAGCTGGTTCAGTCGATGGCATGGTGCCGGGAAGAATGTGGATCAATTTGCGCACGACTGATCTGCATCGCCGCTATGACCTGCCCACGCTGGTCCACCACGAGACCATTCCGGGCCATGTCTGGGAAGGCGAATATTCCAACCAGCTCCCGCTGATCCGTTCCATCCTTGCGTTCAATTCTTTCTCCGAAGGCTGGGCGCTTTATGCCGAGCAACTGGGTGATGAGCTGGGCGCCTATGAGGATAACCCCGCTTGGCAATTGGGTTATCTCCAGGGCGCGGCGTTTCGTGCGTGCCGCCTGGTGGTGGACACTGGGCTTCATCACAAACGGTGGGGTCGTGAACAATCAATTCGCTTCTTCATGGATCGCAATGGCAATAAGCGCGAGGAAGTCGAAAGCGAAGTTGACCGCTATTGCAGCTGGCCGGGGCAAGCCACCGGATACATGGTCGGCAAGCAGGAAATCCTGCGACAGCGCGAACGCGCGACTGTGGCATTGGGCGGTCAATATGACTTGCGTGACTTCAACCAGTCCGTGGTCGATGGCGGGAACGTGCCGCTTGATGTGCTGGCTGGCAATATCACGCGTTATATCGGCAGCTAATCCAGCAATCCAAAAGACATTGCCTTAAGCAGGATTAACCAATGTTCTGCACGCCATCTTTACCAAAACTGTGCCAGTTTCCTTAATCCATGACACAAGGACTGGCCTCATGTTCATGACGTTTCTGGTAATCGGTGCGATTGGTGCAATGCTGCTGACCATGGTGCCACGCTCAACGGTGCCGTGGCAGCGCTTCAGCTCACGCGGAGGCGCAGCCATGCTGATTGGCCTGGGGCTGTTCGGCACCGTCCACACCGCGCTCTCCCCCTGACGCGCAGATCCTGCGGGGCAAAAGCCCGGCTCAGCGCCGGCCGAGACCGCTTGCGATAGTTCCCAGGATACCGCCAAGACCGCCCGCGCCACTGCCGGACGAGCTACCCTGCTGGCCCTGTTTCGCCAGATAGCCCATCACTGCCATCGCAAGGATTGGTAACATGCGTTTGAGCAGGCTTTCGTCCAGCCCCGTTACGTGGGCGACTTCGCCCGCCACGGAACGGCTGACATCCTTCGAGCCGAAGATGCTGCCCAGAATGTCATTGCCGGATTGCACCGGGGTCGGCTTGCTGCCGAGGACAGCATCGAGCAATCCGCCACCCAGCCCGCCTGCAGAGCCGCCCAGAACCGCCCCTGCCAATCCTCCAAGTCCGCCAAGCGGATCGGCTGACCCGCCACCGGCAGTAGAGCTGCGCCCCATGCCCGCCACAATGGCCGGAAGAAGCGCGCCCGTTGCAGTTCGCGCAGTTTGCTCATCAATGTTCAGCTCGCGCGCAATGCTTTCGACAACACCACTCTGCTGAAGGGTTTGCGCCAGGCTCATCCTATTTCTTTGCAAACAGGCCGGAAGCCATGCCCGCAATATCGTTCAGCGGATTGCCGTCCCCGTCCTTATCGAGAATCCCAATTAGGCTGGAGGGATCATTCTTGATCGCATTGGCGAATTGGCCCAGCGAACCTTCGCCGCCAACCTGCTCGACAATCTGCGAAAGCACGCTCTTCTCCATCCCGGTTTTCGCAGCGGCGAGCTCGACGGTATCGCCCTCCATCTGGTGCGTCTGCCCCAGCGTAGCGATCGCCTTTTTCGCCATCTTGGGATCGATGCCGACTTTCTCAGCCAGATTTGCCACGTCATCGGGCGCGCCGCCAATGTTGCGAAGAATACCGTCTAGCAAGCTCATCATTCGATCTTCTGAATGTTTCTAATTGTGGGGCACCCTAGACGTTTTGCGTGACACAAAAAAGGCCCCGCTCCGGCGTCAACACCGGGCGGGGCACTCCTCTTCAACTGTAAATTCTTGTCTTATGCGCGTCGGCAAAGGCCAATCAGGCAGGCTGCGGCGCTGCCTGGCGAACCCCTTCATCGACATGCTCAGTGAAAGGCTGGAAATTATCGACAAACAACTGGACGAGCTTTTCAGCGGCCCGGTCATATTCGTCAGGGTTCGCCCATGTGCTGCGCGGATCAAGAATGGATTGATCGATGCCAGCCTGTTCCAGAACAGGGACGCTGACGGGCACGTCAAAGCCGAAATTGGAATCCTTGCGATATTCTACATTGTCCAGATCGCCATCGAGAGCTGCGTTCAGCAACGCGCGGGTAGCCTTGATCGGCATGCGATGACCAACTCCGTATTTTCCGCCGGTCCATCCGGTATTGAGTAGCCAGCATTGCACACCACCTGCCGCAATCCGCTCCTTCAACAGATTGCCATAAACAGAAGGATGGCGCGGCATGAACGGTGCACCAAAGCAGGTGCTGAAGGTCGCTTCCGGTTCTGTCACGCCGATTTCGGTTCCGGCCACCTTGGCGGTATAGCCCGACAGGAAATGATACATCGCCTGATCCGGTGTCAGCCGCGAAATCGGAGGCAGGACCCCGAATGCATCAGCAGTCAGCATGATGACATTGCTCGGCACTGGGCCAAGGTTTTCGGCGCTGGTGTTGGGGATGTAATCAATCGGATAGGCGCCGCGTGAATTCTCAGCGAGCGAATTGTCGTCCAGATCCATCTCCCGCGTTTCCGGGTCCATCACGACATTTTCCATGATCGTGCCAAACATGCGGGTGGTGGCGTATATCTCCGGCTCCGCCTCCTCAGACAGGCGGATCATCTTGGCGTAGCAACCGCCTTCGAAATTGAAGACTGCCGTATCCGACCAACCATGTTCGTCATCGCCGATCAGCGTGCGGCTCGCGTCAGCGGAAAGCGTGGTCTTTCCGGTACCCGACAAGCCGAAGAAAACTGCGGTCTTGCCGTCAGAACCGGTATTGGCACTGCAATGCATCGGCATCACGCCCTTGGGCGGAAGCAGATAGTTGAGAATGCCGAACACGCCTTTCTTCATTTCGCCGGCATATTCCGTGCCACCGATCAAGATCAGCTTTTCCGAAAAATTAACCGCGATCACCGTTCCGCTGCGCGTGCCATGCCGCTCCGGATCGGCCTGAAAACTTGGCAGGTCGATGATCGTATATTCGGGATCGAAGCCGTCCAGTTCAGCTGCCGTCGGACGACACAGCATCGTGCGGATGAAGAGATTGTGCCACGCCAATTCGTTCACCACGCGAACACGCACGCGATGTTCCGGCTG
This window harbors:
- a CDS encoding DUF885 domain-containing protein: MQHINDLPLSRRSFIAALGSTSALAVMPGCVTTPATASGQVAAEALLDDIAWNLLRHEPTRATSLGVDTGVHAALRSQLADASLEGQNAYAATLRADLERARAFPKEGLEAATRTSFEVVESAYATAIDGFALPYGDIPVGSWRTAPYAVIQNVGAYIDLPRFMDSSHPIESAADAEAYVARLNQMPGVLAGELERIQQARAIGVVPPDFLLDKAIDQMRRQIADTRSGGAMVESLTRRTAEKGIAGNWGDRAKTIVTGSITPALEAQLAELQVQRASADSDPGIWSQPRGDEWYAWSLRSSTTTDMGPDEIHELGLSTLEDIHSRMDPILCDIGYNDGSVGTRMTQLAEDERFKFAEGNPGRAQIMEFIEERVDWIRAQMPRAFRRVAPGNLEVRRLPPAEEPGAPTAYGGAGSVDGMVPGRMWINLRTTDLHRRYDLPTLVHHETIPGHVWEGEYSNQLPLIRSILAFNSFSEGWALYAEQLGDELGAYEDNPAWQLGYLQGAAFRACRLVVDTGLHHKRWGREQSIRFFMDRNGNKREEVESEVDRYCSWPGQATGYMVGKQEILRQRERATVALGGQYDLRDFNQSVVDGGNVPLDVLAGNITRYIGS
- a CDS encoding DUF937 domain-containing protein; this translates as MSLAQTLQQSGVVESIARELNIDEQTARTATGALLPAIVAGMGRSSTAGGGSADPLGGLGGLAGAVLGGSAGGLGGGLLDAVLGSKPTPVQSGNDILGSIFGSKDVSRSVAGEVAHVTGLDESLLKRMLPILAMAVMGYLAKQGQQGSSSGSGAGGLGGILGTIASGLGRR
- a CDS encoding phosphoenolpyruvate carboxykinase; translation: MSATLSVPLSAQGIETSATIHANLNRPELVESAVGNGEGLLAQGGPLVVETGKHTGRSAKDKFIVRDAETEDTVWWDNNASMSPEHFAALKQDFLAALADKETLYVADLFGGSQPEHRVRVRVVNELAWHNLFIRTMLCRPTAAELDGFDPEYTIIDLPSFQADPERHGTRSGTVIAVNFSEKLILIGGTEYAGEMKKGVFGILNYLLPPKGVMPMHCSANTGSDGKTAVFFGLSGTGKTTLSADASRTLIGDDEHGWSDTAVFNFEGGCYAKMIRLSEEAEPEIYATTRMFGTIMENVVMDPETREMDLDDNSLAENSRGAYPIDYIPNTSAENLGPVPSNVIMLTADAFGVLPPISRLTPDQAMYHFLSGYTAKVAGTEIGVTEPEATFSTCFGAPFMPRHPSVYGNLLKERIAAGGVQCWLLNTGWTGGKYGVGHRMPIKATRALLNAALDGDLDNVEYRKDSNFGFDVPVSVPVLEQAGIDQSILDPRSTWANPDEYDRAAEKLVQLFVDNFQPFTEHVDEGVRQAAPQPA